ACCTGTGAGGGTGACAAGTTTTTTTTCTGTACCAAGTTTTATAACTTGGGGACGGGTGGATACACAACACAAATCCGATTAAATGGCCCAGGGTTAACTCTGGTCTAAAGGCATCATGCAGAGCTAGCTACCTGTCCTTTGGCCAGCATATTTTTGTTGAGGTGGCGGCTTTGTGGCACAGTATTCAAATCTAGTGAAAATAATTGCCTCAGTGATGCAACTGCTGCCATACTAATGGGGGTCAGTGTTGATTCTGTACCTCTGCCTTTTATTGGTTGTGAACAAGTGGGTGTTGCATGAATGGAGCATGATTCCTGCATTGTTTAGTCTTTATAACTATTAGGAAGATTTTTGTAGCTATTATTGAGCATGAAGGTCTTGTGTCTTTTTTACAAGTTTGTGTTGTACATTTAGAAAGCATGTGACATCCTGTATGTTCTTGGAAAATGTGCATTTTTAGCTTGCAGATGTGGTAGACTGTAGAAGCATGACAAGTTGGCTTTTTGCTAAAGCACATTGTGGAACTCTTGTGCGACTGTCAACAGATGGCACACAACCTTGTATTGTTTGCCGTCTGTTACACAAGTCCTTGTGTAAATTTTCTGTGCAGATTTTGTGCTATGTGCTTGCTTTCTTGTGAGAAGTGGCTTGGCTGTGATGATTGTTACAATTTGTTGACCACTTTAGAGGGAAGGTCCAAATAATCCAGACAGCTGCCTTGCGCCTGGCATGTATATAGTATGCCATTTACATTGTTGCATGTGTTGCACCTTCTGCTAGGTAGCATGAAACAGATACAAGTAGAATGCTGTTGTCAGTGCATTGGAACTTCCCTTTAAAACGTGTGAAGTGCATGAAtgtcaaattttgcattagagCAGCTTTTTGTCTATATTTTTGTTAAAAGAACATATTGTTGGCTTAGCTAGACCACATGGCAGAAGACCTGGGTGGTCAGTTCGATCAGTGCGCACACTTCTACTTTTCAGGGGgacgaaaggaagaagaaaataaGCTTGCCTGCTGAAGAGCCAGTGGCAAAAAAACGGCGCATGCGTGCTAACGAGTAGCATTCCACGTTGACTGCTCCCCATGCAGTTTCGTGTACATAGTGGTTGTTTGTTATTGTTGACCTGTTCTTTTGTACAGTAGATATAAGATATATCTGCAGCCCAGAGTCTTGGACTGAATCCAGATTTTTATTGAAGTTGGTTAGAGGTTCTTACATGCAAGGATTTAGTTTTAAAAGGTGGCATCATGTTAAGGATCACCAACATTGTTTTTCAGCAGTGAAAGGTTTTCACAGTGGTTTGTGGAACAAGCAGAAATGTTTACCTAAGTGTTGCGCTTGGAATACTTATGTCCATGCCTCCTCCCCCCACCCTCTCTTGTTAAATAAAGCCGAAATGATTGGGCTACAAGAAACTGTAAACAGCGACACTCATTACAACGTATTTGTTTCTGCACCAATTTAATCATTTAGAAtaaatggtgaaaaaaaaaagaaaatgacaatAATGTCTTCTTGCAGTGGTTCTTGAAGTGCACACGGAGTGGACAACAGAAGTCAAATATACCATTGGCAATGTTGCACTTTCCCACCCTTTTAGCAGCAAAGCATAATTGCCAGCGTCTATATGGTCAACTTTAAACATTATTGGCCGAAGTGTGACGGTAAGACGATTTAGTGGACTGTCTTCCAGCCACCCTCATCGGCATCGTCACGGGGCTTGTTTGGCCCGTCTTCTTTGTCTCTCCAGGAGCCAGTAATGCGATCATCTGTGCAGAGGTGAAAAAGATGAAGTTTACTGTAAATCgtttttatttaaaaatttaaGCCCATGCATGTGGTGCAATGGTTAGCTGCAGATTTTCATAAGCCTGTCTGGCAAGATCAGCAATATTGATATTTTGCCAATTAGTGCAAGAATGTGCAGAACAAGTCTCCCATTTTATAAACACCCACCTACCTTGATGCTAATCTGTGTTGATGCAAAAAAGATTCTTACTGTAAAAAGGTGGTTTCAGAACTTACAGCCATGCTTGTGCTTTTCAAAACCCAGTATCTGGTAAAATTGTCAATATTGATATTTTGCCAGTTAGCATAAAATGGGCAGTTTTAGCCCATTGTTCTAGTACACCTACCTTCATTGGTAGGTAAATCTACATAAAATGACTGAGGCTGATGAATTTCATAAGATTGGGGAATAATTATTTTATTGGTGGGCAAGAAATACAGGAAAATGCATGCAAGTGGGCAACACTTCATGAAAGTGAGATTTTATTGCCGAGCACAATTTGTGTAGAACATTGTGGCTCTAGTTCACCTACCACCTTTAAGTACCAGGTGACTGCATGTTGTGGAGGTTGGTGGCTACCTAATTGTTGGCAACCAACTTGAGTTGGTGGATGCTACTTccaaaaatgttttctttttctggcaAATTTGCTTAAATTGCACAGACAAATACACCCTGTGTGGTTCTATCAATGCACAAGTACTTTTTAGTGTGTGCCCACACACATAGAACTAATTAATCATGCACACATCTGCATCGAGCCTGACCATGGCTTGCAAAGGCTTAAAAACCTAAATCCTGTCcaggtcatttttttttcagtgctatCCCTGCATTGAAATAAAGGTTTGAGGCAGCAATTTGAGAAACAGTGCTAAGATTTTCTGATACCTCCCTGTGCTGCCTCACCTTTTCGTGGTGATGGACGTTTATCATCAGACTGCCAGCCAggcccaccaccaccaccacctcctctTGATTCCTTGAGCCCAGAACGCCAGTTGTCACTCTCCCCAGACCTGGCAGGGCGATCATCCCCAAACTCTCGGGCACGCCCAAAGTCCCTACGAAACTCTGGGCGACCATGATCTTCTCTATCAAAATCCCGGGTAGGACGACGATCACGGTCCTCTCTATCAAAGTCCCGAGGTGGCGGAGGGCGACGGTCATCTCCATAGTCTCGGCGACCACGATCTTCAAAGTCTCTGGGACGGCGGTCGCTATCACGCATCCGATTGTCTCCAGGACGCCATGAAGTTCCACTTGGACGCCAGGAACTGCCTCTCTCAGCATCCGGTTCAGCCTTGCGCCAGCTCGACTCTGGTGCTCTTGGTCGGGGAGGCTCTGCAAACAACCCATGCACCAAAATCAAACTGCGAATAAACTGCTGCACTTAATTGTTGGCCATTGAAAATCTTTTTGTAACCCTCACCGTCGTCGAGTTCTCTCTTTCGGCGCCAGTTGTCTTCATTATCGCGATCCTTCTCATTGTCACGATCACGATCTCTCCTTCCGAAGGATTCCTTTTCACTCTCACGGTTGTCACGAGTACGGCCTGGGAAAATgagcatatacatatatatttgcaAGTTTTCACTGCCCACCCTTAAACTCTGCTGGTTACTTACTTCTCCACGAGTCGTTCTTGCGCTCTGGCTCCTCGTCTCTacaggagggaaaaaaaagtaaTGGTACTGCTACATAAAATTATCAAGAACTCTTAGCACTTTGGTACGTACTAGATGCGTACTCGGGTAGCACGAGTACTTGGATCAGACAGACTAACCAAATGATTATGTTTTCATCTCATAACAACAATGTAAGACAAAAATCCCACCGCTTGCGCCAGCTGCTCATCTCCTCGGTGCGGGCAGGCAGCTGCCGTATCTTCTCAGCTTCCTGACGTTGGCGCTCCTCCTCTTCCATCCTCCTCTGCTTCTCCTCAATCTCTCGTTCACGTGCCAGCTTAATGGCTTCCATCTCGCGTAGCTTACTCAATCGTTCAGCCTCTATGCGCTTCTGCTCCTCCAGGGCGGCTCGACGACGTGCTTCCTCGCGCTCGCGCAGAAATTTTTCGCGTCTCTCTTCCTTGCGCTCGGCTTTGCGAGCCGCCAGCCTCTTGCGGCGCTCCTCTTCAAGCCGCTGCTCGAACTGCTGGCGCTTCTCCTTGTAGACGGAGTAGCGGTCCTGCGTCAGCTTGCTCAGGAACTCCTCCTTGTCATCGCGCATACGCAACAGCCTCGTCTTGTGCTGGAGTGCAACTTCGCGCTCTTGAACTTGCAACCGAATCCGTTCCTCCTCTTTCTGCTGCCAGAACTTCTGGTCTTCAAGCTTGAAGCGCTCATAAGCCTCTTGCAACAGAGGGATCTCTTCTATACGTTTGGCACGCTCCATGTAGTCCACCTTTCGCTCCTGCTTCTTCAACTTGGTTTGCATTTCCTTGCGTTCACGGTCCAGCTGCTCCACCTGCCGATTTAAAATTTCCTCAGGGTCAAGCCGCTCAAGCTCCTCTTCCTCCAATCCCTCGAATATGCGTGCCCCGATATCAGTCTTGCGCAGCAGCTCAATCTTCTCTAGCACCACTTTTTTCTTCATCTCATCCTGTTCCCGCTGGCTACGCTGTTTGGCACGCTCCTCTGCTTCACGCACTATGCGCTCTTCTTCTGCCTCACGCATTTTCTGCTGTCGCTCCTCCATTTGTTTGCGCTCTTCTTCCTCCTGAAAAAACCAACCAATTGCCGGCAGTGAACATACTagtgtgtacaaaaaaaaaaaaagtaacattaCCAGCTTATTAGACATTTACTGGCACTCTAAATCGTATAGCTTTAGTAAAAAAGTGGTCACCCACTCGCTGGAAGGTGAGGTTTTCCAGCATCTCCTTGCGAGCCTCAATAATTTGCTGACGTTCCAGAATCTTCTTGTGCTCTTTCTTGCAAACCAGGCGGTATGCATCTATGATGTGCATCTTTAGTTCTTTTGTAGAGTCCTAgaagggaagaggggggggggggttgcatacAATGCAGAAgtcgaaagaaaaaggaaaattaAAACCTACTAGTTGAAGCAAATCACACACACCTTAATTTCTTCTGGCCTGATCAGATGAACTGATCGTTGCAGGACAGAATACAGCTTTACAAGCTGACAGCGAATCTGTTCACTTGGCATCCCCTGCAAATGTGGCCCTTCAACCACTTCCTCCTGCTGAGAGACACTAAGCTCGGAGCCAAAGTGCAGGCATCGACGTTTATGGTCAATGCGGACTTGCAAGTCATTTCTTCGCACGGCATCCACCACCATGTTCTCCAAGTAAAAGGCACTGGCAAAAGGGGCCAGCTCAAGCAAGCGCTTGATTTCTATGGTTTGATAAACCTGCGACACCTGCAGTAAAAGACAGAAACTTGCAACACAGATACTTTCACTTAAACACGTGGTTGCATGTACCTACAACCACACCCACCTCTTTCAGCAGTCGCATGACAGTGATATCTTGCAGAGCTGACACATACATGCGCAGTTCAGAGCACTCTTCCCACTTGTTGATGAAGTCAAAGCACTGCATGACACGCCCACACAACTTAAGAGGCTGAAAGTCCACTTCAAGCCAGCGGTACAGATCCTGAAGTTGGGGAGGTGCCAGGTTCACCACACCAAGGCGCACCTGTTAACATAAAATCATatctaagtgaaggaaaatacATTCCTCAGATGCCACACTGTGATACCTCCAGGCACCCCATTTACACAAGCAGAAAAGAAAGTTGGATGTGTGCATAAGTAAACCTTAGGCACTATGTGATGCCACTTTATTATTCCTAGGAACATAGGCACACATGACTTGCTTTTGTGACAAGGTTCTTGATGTATAGTAAATGTTTCCGAGTATGACTCATCTTTAGCACTTCTAGACTGTGTATTGCTTTTGTTAATATGCTGCTCGTATCTACAGATGACGGGCAAGCTGTATGTAGTGATTTGTCTTCTCTTTTTACAGGAAGGAGAAAGCACACCCTCATTTCTGCTAGAAGCACTGAATTAAGCCCGACCCCTGGGCTGATGGCCTTCCAATGTTAAAAATACAAGATTTGTTTTGTGGAAGGTCCAGCTGACTGCAATGAACCACAGTACTGAAGCACTGGAAAATCAACTGCTTCAGACAAGACAAAGAATGCTCTTTTTTATTATTAGCAAATAAATACTCTTTTTCACAGTACTACTGTTGTTTTTTTGCCCCTGTGTGGAAGTGAATAATTTTATTCACtcccacactttttttttaatttatttaggtGCACCAAGTTTTTAAGGGACCCTGCATCTGAGACTAAATTTCTGGGTAGATTTTAATGAAGCTTACAGAGTTTATGAATATTCATGAGCTAATTTAAGATGTACATTGTTTTCTTGTAGAGTAAATAACTTCCACGAAATTTAGAAAGTTCGTAACTTGCTTGGAGGTTAGCTAGTCACTAAGCATAGTGAATTGACACATAGAAATGATCTTGATCAGAGTATGCAGTGATATAAGAAGAACCCAGGACAAACTATTACTCTTTGCCTACTGCAATCTTtctttgtttacatttttgatTAAGATGTCACTGCCAGAAATGCTGTATTgagaaaacaaaaaatatttcACGTGTTTATGGTGATTATGGCAAAGGATAAATCAATTCAGGATGATACAGGGACCCAAACAAGCAAAGCAAGGGGAGACCCAGCTCCAAAGATCTGGGTATCCccttaaaaattgcctgtggcagaaagcacaattctaacccttgagctaaataAATTACTCAATGAGGCGCGAGAAATAAAATTCCATAACTGAATAAGTAACACAATTACA
The DNA window shown above is from Dermacentor silvarum isolate Dsil-2018 chromosome 1, BIME_Dsil_1.4, whole genome shotgun sequence and carries:
- the LOC119457878 gene encoding eukaryotic translation initiation factor 3 subunit A isoform X1 is translated as MPTYFQRPENALKRAREFIDVGKKHRALDALYDVIKSRKHRTWQKVHEPIMQQYLELCVELKKSHIAKEGLFQYRNICQQVNIKSLEDVVRGYLDLAEEKTEAAREESQQAVVDIDDLDNVQTPESLLLSAVSSEDTQDRTDRVVLTPWVKFLWESYRQCLELLRNNSRVECLYHDIARQAFKFCLKYNRKTEFRKLCDHLRAHLGQIHRHQSQQTSVNLNNPESQAMHLETRLVQLDSAIQMELWQEAYKATEDIHGLMTLSKKSPKPQLMANYYQKLALVFWKAGNHLFHASALFRYFHLAKDLKKNITQEEIQRMASRVVLATLAVPMPPNRPEIDRLVETEENVGEKNQRLLATLLGLNNPPTRASLVKELVRLGVVNLAPPQLQDLYRWLEVDFQPLKLCGRVMQCFDFINKWEECSELRMYVSALQDITVMRLLKEVSQVYQTIEIKRLLELAPFASAFYLENMVVDAVRRNDLQVRIDHKRRCLHFGSELSVSQQEEVVEGPHLQGMPSEQIRCQLVKLYSVLQRSVHLIRPEEIKDSTKELKMHIIDAYRLVCKKEHKKILERQQIIEARKEMLENLTFQREEEERKQMEERQQKMREAEEERIVREAEERAKQRSQREQDEMKKKVVLEKIELLRKTDIGARIFEGLEEEELERLDPEEILNRQVEQLDRERKEMQTKLKKQERKVDYMERAKRIEEIPLLQEAYERFKLEDQKFWQQKEEERIRLQVQEREVALQHKTRLLRMRDDKEEFLSKLTQDRYSVYKEKRQQFEQRLEEERRKRLAARKAERKEERREKFLREREEARRRAALEEQKRIEAERLSKLREMEAIKLAREREIEEKQRRMEEEERQRQEAEKIRQLPARTEEMSSWRKRDEEPERKNDSWRSRTRDNRESEKESFGRRDRDRDNEKDRDNEDNWRRKRELDDGEEPPRPRAPESSWRKAEPDAERGSSWRPSGTSWRPGDNRMRDSDRRPRDFEDRGRRDYGDDRRPPPPRDFDREDRDRRPTRDFDREDHGRPEFRRDFGRAREFGDDRPARSGESDNWRSGLKESRGGGGGGGPGWQSDDKRPSPRKDDRITGSWRDKEDGPNKPRDDADEGGWKTVH
- the LOC119457878 gene encoding eukaryotic translation initiation factor 3 subunit A isoform X2, whose translation is MPTYFQRPENALKRAREFIDVGKKHRALDALYDVIKSRKHRTWQKVHEPIMQQYLELCVELKKSHIAKEGLFQYRNICQQVNIKSLEDVVRGYLDLAEEKTEAAREESQQAVVDIDDLDNVQTPESLLLSAVSSEDTQDRTDRVVLTPWVKFLWESYRQCLELLRNNSRVECLYHDIARQAFKFCLKYNRKTEFRKLCDHLRAHLGQIHRHQSQQTSVNLNNPESQAMHLETRLVQLDSAIQMELWQEAYKATEDIHGLMTLSKKSPKPQLMANYYQKLALVFWKAGNHLFHASALFRYFHLAKDLKKNITQEEIQRMASRVVLATLAVPMPPNRPEIDRLVETEENVGEKNQRLLATLLGLNNPPTRASLVKELVRLGVVNLAPPQLQDLYRWLEVDFQPLKLCGRVMQCFDFINKWEECSELRMYVSALQDITVMRLLKEVSQVYQTIEIKRLLELAPFASAFYLENMVVDAVRRNDLQVRIDHKRRCLHFGSELSVSQQEEVVEGPHLQGMPSEQIRCQLVKLYSVLQRSVHLIRPEEIKDSTKELKMHIIDAYRLVCKKEHKKILERQQIIEARKEMLENLTFQREEEERKQMEERQQKMREAEEERIVREAEERAKQRSQREQDEMKKKVVLEKIELLRKTDIGARIFEGLEEEELERLDPEEILNRQVEQLDRERKEMQTKLKKQERKVDYMERAKRIEEIPLLQEAYERFKLEDQKFWQQKEEERIRLQVQEREVALQHKTRLLRMRDDKEEFLSKLTQDRYSVYKEKRQQFEQRLEEERRKRLAARKAERKEERREKFLREREEARRRAALEEQKRIEAERLSKLREMEAIKLAREREIEEKQRRMEEEERQRQEAEKIRQLPARTEEMSSWRKRDEEPERKNDSWRSRTRDNRESEKESFGRRDRDRDNEKDRDNEDNWRRKRELDDEPPRPRAPESSWRKAEPDAERGSSWRPSGTSWRPGDNRMRDSDRRPRDFEDRGRRDYGDDRRPPPPRDFDREDRDRRPTRDFDREDHGRPEFRRDFGRAREFGDDRPARSGESDNWRSGLKESRGGGGGGGPGWQSDDKRPSPRKDDRITGSWRDKEDGPNKPRDDADEGGWKTVH